A window of Megalopta genalis isolate 19385.01 unplaced genomic scaffold, iyMegGena1_principal scaffold0082, whole genome shotgun sequence contains these coding sequences:
- the LOC143261999 gene encoding uncharacterized protein LOC143261999 — translation MECSRTNTESCIEWGSIEGGEIEFESLTEDTLEGALQVIRKSFFPNESICKAVNLISAPCSVRALEELCVEIAKDGVSIVAVDVKTGEVVGVVLNKIKILRDHPMPRDPVTNPRRPCGRPPFRRHRPVLWRPCQKSWLERFKDNCVHHRARGYVDFLIAIHSKINLFKYYNIDCIMELMFLATLPEMQQRKIGEGLVSVSVEVANALNNGQQVKVPISDTGINSVIHNFLSIPNFPICVQGLSAVCLRHQLLEG, via the exons atg ttccagaactaatactgaatcctgcattgagtggggctccatagaaggtggagaaatcgagttcgagtctctgacggaggatactttggagggagcattacaagtaataaggaaaagctttttccccaacgagagcatctgcaaagccgtaaatctgatatcggcgccttgtagcgtcagagcgctcgaggagctctgtgtggaaattgctaaagacggtgtcagcattgttgcagtcgacgtcaagactggggaagttgttggtgttgttctcaataaaattaagatattgagagatcatccgatgccgagagatcctgtaactaacccgcgacgtccgtgtgggcgcccaccgtttcgtcgacatcgcccggtcctctggcgaccttgccaaaagagttggcttgaaagattcaaggataattgcgtacatcaccgggccaggggctacgtagattttctgattgctatacacagcaagataaatttattcaaatattataatattgattgtattatggagttgatgttcctggctacgctgccggagatgcagcagcgaaaaattggcgagggcttagtgtccgtgtccgtggaggttgccaatgcgctgaataatggacagcaagtgaaagtaccgatatctgacactggaattaatagcgtgatccataattttctgagcataccgaa